The following proteins come from a genomic window of Sorex araneus isolate mSorAra2 chromosome 1, mSorAra2.pri, whole genome shotgun sequence:
- the DUSP4 gene encoding dual specificity protein phosphatase 4 — protein sequence MVTVEELREMDCSVLKRLMNRDENGGGAGGSGSHGALGLLSGGKCLLLDCRPFLAHSAGYIRGSVNVRCNTIVRRRAKGSVSLEQILPAEEEVRARLRSGLYSAVIVYDERSPRAESLREDSTVSLVVQALRRNAERTDICLLKGGYERFSSEYPEFCSKTKALAAIAPAAPPSTAEPLDLGCGPCGTPLHDQGGPVEILPFLYLGSAYHAARRDMLDALGITALLNVSSDCPNHFEGHYQYKCIPVEDNHKADISSWFMEAIEYIDAVKECRGRVLVHCQAGISRSATICLAYLMMKQRVRLEEAFEFVKQRRSIISPNFSFMGQLLQFESQVLATSCAAEAASPSGPLRERGKATPTPTSQFVFSFPVSVGVHAAPSSLPYLHSPITTSPSC from the exons ATGGTGACGGTGGAGGAACTGCGAGAGATGGACTGCAGCGTGCTCAAAAGGCTGATGAACCGGGACGAGaacggcggcggcgcgggcggcagCGGTAGCCACGGCGCTCTGGGGCTGCTGAGCGGCGGCAAGTGCCTGCTGCTGGACTGCAGACCGTTCCTCGCGCACAGCGCGGGCTACATCCGAGGCTCGGTCAACGTGCGCTGCAACACCATCGTGCGGCGGCGGGCCAAGGGCTCGGTGAGCTTGGAGCAGATCCTGCCAGCCGAGGAGGAGGTGCGTGCCCGTCTGCGCTCCGGCCTCTACTCGGCCGTTATCGTCTACGATGAGCGCAGCCCGCGCGCCGAGAGCCTCCGTGAGGACAGCACCGTGTCGCTGGTGGTGCAGGCGCTGCGCCGAAACGCCGAGCGCACCGACATCTGCCTGCTCAAAG GCGGCTACGAGAGGTTTTCCTCTGAATATCCAGAGTTCTGTTCCAAAACCAAGGCCCTGGCAGCCATCGCCCCCGCGGCGCCCCCCAGCACTGCGGAGCCTCTGGACCTGGGCTGTGGCCCCTGCGGGACCCCTCTGCATGACCAG GGGGGTCCTGTGGAGATCCTCCCCTTCCTCTACCTTGGCAGCGCCTACCACGCGGCCCGGAGGGACATGCTGGACGCCCTGGGCATCACAGCCTTGTTGAACGTCTCATCGGACTGCCCCAACCACTTTGAAGGGCACTACCAGTACAAATGCATCCCTGTGGAGGACAACCACAAGGCTGACATCAGCTCCTGGTTCATGGAGGCCATTGAGTACATTG ACGCTGTGAAGGAGTGCCGCGGCCGGGTTCTGGTGCACTGCCAGGCGGGCATCTCACGCTCCGCCACCATCTGCCTGGCTTACCTGATGATGAAGCAGCGTGTGCGGCTCGAAGAGGCCTTCGAGTTCGTCAAGCAGCGGCGCAGCATCATCTCGCCCAACTTCAGCTTCATGGGGCAGCTGCTGCAGTTCGAATCGCAGGTGCTGGCCACGTCGTGCGCTGCCGAGGCTGCCAGCCCCTCGGGGCCCCTGCGTGAACGTGGCAAGGCCACCCCCACGCCCACGTCGCAGTTTGTCTTCAGCTTCCCGGTCTCCGTGGGCGTGCACGCGGCGCCCAGCAGCCTGCCCTACCTGCACAGCCCCATCACCACCTCCCCCAGCTGCTAG